From Miscanthus floridulus cultivar M001 chromosome 15, ASM1932011v1, whole genome shotgun sequence, the proteins below share one genomic window:
- the LOC136507240 gene encoding BTB/POZ and MATH domain-containing protein 1-like, with translation MAQLYGTSVPCVEVKDMEAEVFRAMLRFIYTDTAPELERSGWQATAQHLLEAADRYRLERLKRMCEEKVSTNISMSNVATTMALAEQHGCAKLKASYIEFILAAPENLCSRCDGRVRARELKPRGQYGHIMAKYKYFS, from the coding sequence ATGGCCCAGCTGTACGGGACGTCCGTGCCGTGCGTGGAGGTCAAGGACATGGAGGCGGAGGTGTTCAGGGCCATGCTCCGCTTCATCTACACCGACACGGCGCCGGAGCTAGAGCGGAGCgggtggcaggcgacggcgcaGCATCTCCTGGAAGCCGCGGACCGGTACAGGCTGGAGCGGCTTAAGAGGATGTGCGAGGAGAAGGTGTCCACGAACATCAGCATGAGCAACGTCGCCACCACGATGGCGCTGGCCGAGCAGCACGGGTGCGCCAAGCTCAAGGCCAGCTACATCGAGTTCATCTTGGCCGCCCCAGAGAATCTCTGCTCTCGCTGCGACGGAAGGGTACGAGCACGTGAATTGAAGCCCCGAGGGCAATACGGTCACATCATGGCAAAATACAAGTATTTTAGTTga